A window of Ardenticatenales bacterium genomic DNA:
TCCCCGCCAAGCAGTTCATCACCGATGAAGAGAAACTGTCGCAAGCCATTAACGACATCGAAATGGAACTGAACGAACGCATCGCCCATTTCCAGGCGAACAAGATGTTTCTGGAAGCACAGCGGATTGAGCAGCGCACCATGTACGACCTGGAAATGCTGCGAGAGATTGGGCATACTGCCGGCATCGAAAACTACAGCCGCCACCTCGACCAGCGACAGGCCGGCGATCCCCCCTGGACCCTTCTCGACTACTTCCCCCACGACTTCCTCCTCATCATCGACGAGAGCCATATGACCATTCCCCAGGTACGCGGCATGTGGCGCGGCGACCGCAGCCGCAAAGAAACCCTCGTAGACTACGGTTTCCGCCTCCCCAGCGCCCTGGACAACCGCCCCCTCCATTACGACGAATTCCTGGAGCGCATCAACCAGGTCATCTTCACCAGCGCCACGCCCAACACCTATGAATTGGACCTTTCGCAGCGCATCGTGCATCAAGTCATCCGCCCCACGGGCATCCTCGACCCCCAAATCGAGGTGCGCCCCACCAAAGGGCAAGTGGACGACCTCCTGGGCGAGATTCGCCGACGCACCGAACAAGGTCAGCGCGTCCTCGTCACCACCCTCACCAAGCGCATGGCCGAAGACCTCAGCGATTACCTGCTGGAGATGGGCGTCAAAGTGCATTATCTCCACTCGGAAATTGACACCCTGGAACGCACCGAAATCCTGCGCGACCTGCGCATGGGCGTGTTCGACGTCATTGTGGGCATCAACTTGCTGCGCGAAGGACTGGACCTGCCGGAAGTCTCCCTCGTCGCCATCCTGGACGCCGACCAGCAAGGCTTCCTCCGCTCCGAGACCGCCCTGGTGCAGACGATTGGCCGCGCTGCCCGCCACGTCGAAGGCACGGTCATCATGTATGGGGACAAAATAACGGAGGCGATGCAGAACGCCATCACCGTCACCAACGAACGCCGCCAGAAACAGGAAGCATACAACCAGGAGCACGGCATCGAACCGCGCAGCATCGTCAAAGCCGTCTATGACCTGACGGGACAGTTAGCCGCGCAGCACGCGGAAGAGGAAATGGCCCTGGCCGAATCGGCGGGCGGCTACCAGACGAAAGCCATCAGACCGGCGGACATGCCCAAGGACGAACTGCACCGCCTGATTCAGGAACTGGAAAAGCAGATGAAGCAGGCCGCCCAGGCGTTGGAGTTCGAGAAAGCCGCCGTGTTGCGCGACCAGGTCATGGAACTGCGCGGCGTGATGGTGCTCAAAGATTCCACCACCAGCCCCGATTTGCCCGAATGGGAACGGCTGCGCCGCCTGGAGAAGGAGTAGCCGACTTCCTTCACGACCAAACCTGAAGGGTCCTGAGCCATACGAAACCGCAAAGGTCATGAAGACCTTTGCGGTTTC
This region includes:
- the uvrB gene encoding excinuclease ABC subunit UvrB, whose amino-acid sequence is MPEFKLVSDFRPTGDQPTAIAQLVEGISSGERFQTLLGATGTGKTYTIGNVIAQTQRPTLVLAHNKTLAAQLYSEFREFFPDNAVSYFVSYYDYYQPEAYVPRHDLYIEKETDINEEIDRLRLQATTNVLSRRDVIVVASVSCIYGIGNPEAWGKVTVKLARGSHYRRDTVLRHLVNIQYERNDIELRRGTFRVRGDTLQILPAYAETAYSIEFWGDEIDRIVEIDPLTGEVLVEHFSVEIFPAKQFITDEEKLSQAINDIEMELNERIAHFQANKMFLEAQRIEQRTMYDLEMLREIGHTAGIENYSRHLDQRQAGDPPWTLLDYFPHDFLLIIDESHMTIPQVRGMWRGDRSRKETLVDYGFRLPSALDNRPLHYDEFLERINQVIFTSATPNTYELDLSQRIVHQVIRPTGILDPQIEVRPTKGQVDDLLGEIRRRTEQGQRVLVTTLTKRMAEDLSDYLLEMGVKVHYLHSEIDTLERTEILRDLRMGVFDVIVGINLLREGLDLPEVSLVAILDADQQGFLRSETALVQTIGRAARHVEGTVIMYGDKITEAMQNAITVTNERRQKQEAYNQEHGIEPRSIVKAVYDLTGQLAAQHAEEEMALAESAGGYQTKAIRPADMPKDELHRLIQELEKQMKQAAQALEFEKAAVLRDQVMELRGVMVLKDSTTSPDLPEWERLRRLEKE